The Blastomonas fulva genome contains a region encoding:
- a CDS encoding DUF815 domain-containing protein, translating to MTDPTDPLARIAAALERMAPPPLPPTDWNAAPAYVWSGATGLAVRDLQAVSLNRLVGIDAQKASLAENIRRHAAGLPAHDALLWGARGMGKSALVKAAVAALQAKDAPIALVQAGGGPDALATLPALFDQLGIIERRFVVFIDDIGFDGPEASSAARSLRSLLEGGAMARPGNVRLAVTSNRRAIVERHMSEQDDPLNPRDAVDDRMALADRFGLSLGFHACDQDTYLAMIAGYAQAYGLHFDTEDALRWSKQRGARSGRIAWHYVVELAGRAGRVV from the coding sequence ATGACTGACCCCACCGACCCCCTCGCCCGCATCGCCGCTGCGCTCGAGCGCATGGCGCCGCCGCCGCTGCCGCCGACAGACTGGAACGCCGCGCCTGCCTATGTCTGGAGCGGGGCCACCGGGCTTGCGGTGCGCGACCTGCAGGCCGTCTCCCTCAACCGGCTGGTCGGTATCGATGCGCAGAAGGCGAGCCTTGCCGAAAACATCCGGCGTCATGCCGCCGGGCTTCCTGCGCACGACGCGCTGCTCTGGGGCGCGCGCGGCATGGGAAAGTCGGCCTTGGTCAAGGCGGCGGTCGCCGCGCTGCAGGCGAAAGACGCACCCATCGCGCTGGTACAGGCAGGCGGCGGACCCGACGCGCTCGCCACGCTCCCCGCCTTGTTCGACCAGCTCGGCATCATCGAGCGTCGCTTTGTCGTGTTCATCGACGATATCGGCTTCGATGGGCCCGAGGCGAGCAGCGCGGCGCGGTCGCTCCGCTCGCTGCTGGAGGGCGGCGCAATGGCACGCCCCGGCAACGTCCGTCTTGCCGTCACCTCCAATCGCCGCGCGATCGTCGAGCGGCATATGAGCGAACAGGACGATCCGCTCAACCCGCGCGATGCGGTCGACGACCGGATGGCGCTCGCCGACCGGTTCGGGCTGAGCCTCGGCTTCCATGCCTGCGATCAGGACACATACCTCGCGATGATCGCTGGCTATGCGCAGGCGTATGGTCTGCATTTCGACACCGAAGACGCACTGCGCTGGTCAAAACAGCGCGGCGCCCGCTCGGGCCGCATCGCCTGGCACTATGTCGTCGAACTGGCCGGGCGCGCGGGGCGGGTGGTGTGA
- a CDS encoding BrnT family toxin: MEITCDPAKDRLNVAQHGLSFEDFAGFDTDPEIRVDDRFDYGEIRYRAFGRIDGQGHCIVFTQTDDGFRLISFRRAHEKEMRRYEQA, from the coding sequence GTGGAAATCACCTGCGACCCCGCAAAAGACCGGCTGAACGTGGCCCAGCATGGGCTGTCGTTTGAAGATTTTGCAGGTTTCGATACCGACCCCGAAATCCGTGTGGATGACCGGTTCGACTATGGCGAGATCCGATACCGTGCCTTTGGCCGGATCGATGGCCAGGGCCACTGCATTGTCTTCACGCAAACCGATGATGGATTTCGCCTGATCAGTTTTCGCCGGGCCCATGAAAAGGAAATGCGCCGATATGAGCAAGCCTAA